Genomic DNA from Misgurnus anguillicaudatus chromosome 18, ASM2758022v2, whole genome shotgun sequence:
GAATGGCCACACATTGTACAATGACCACAAGAGTGTGTTTCTCATGTGCACCAATCCTTCTCATCCGCATCACAACCACAATCAAAACCAGGAGGTTAAAGCCAACAATAGTCAAAGCTGGAATCACAAATGCCAGCAGGGCCTTAGATTCATACCAGTTCAGCCAACATGCATTTTCTTTTGTGATATAGTGTTGAGGTCCAGCTGTGGATGCGACAGTAATAGCCGCTATGAGCAAAGGTGCACAATAACCAAAAGTGAAGGCAATGACCATCATATTAGTCTTTGACATTTGAGAAAAGACCGTGATGGTGCGGGAAAGAAGCAAAAGTGCTGAAATGAACATCCAGAAGAAAACAGCCAGGTAAAAAAAGTGCATGAAGAAAACTACTGGACTGCAGCGACCCACTGAGATCGGCTGCTCTTGGTCTGCAATTGCAGCTCCGATGATAAAACAGGTGTCTGCGATCAGCAGTGACACAGCGATGTTGACTATTGAGACGTGACGCATGTACGACGTGTCATTTCTTGTTGCTGACTTCCATACGATCGCCTCAATGAAGAGGCACAGAAGTAAGCTGGCTAATGAAATAGCTACACCAATGTATGTTATATAGGCTAAGGCTGGGTTATCAACTGCAAACGGTGACATCAGGATTGAAAAAGACGTTGTGTGGTTGCATTCACATGTAACTGTTTTATTCTCAAAGCGCTTGACTTTACATCCAGTGGAATCCCATCGATCCAGAGAAAAGTTCCAAAAGACACACTGAGGATTTGTCAATGATGGATCTGTAGTATCGAaagtaaatgaaatgttgttaattgtttcatttACTCTAACAACAACCACGTctccattgatgatgttttctgATGTCTTGCTGTCATTATTAGAAGTATTTCGAGTTGGTAAAGCATTGTCAAGGTTTGTGAAGATTATAATGGTTATGAGGGTCGGTTCAAGAACACTTGGTATCACAATCTGAGTAGTTGAGTTTGGCAGTGAAAATGTTTTAGTAAATGAGTTTGTAATTGTTTTTCTATGTAACTGAATGGAGGTTTCCTTAATCATATAATCATCATTAGAGAGACGATCACTCATAGTCTCAATAGCTTGAAGAAGATCAGtgcttttgttttctgttttgttgtCACTGTTCAATTCTGTCCATGTGTTTTTAGATTCATCTGATAAAATGATGTCCACTGTTTTAAGAAAATCCtggaaattaaataaaaactatgATTAGTACaatgaacaaaacaaataaacaaacatgccaATGTGTGCAATATCTAAAAGTGCAATAAAAATGTGGCTGTCCAATTAAAACACAATCATTTGAATTAGCCACAATTTAATAGAAACTATCAGATTTTAATATCTTTCCTGGTATCACATTATTTGATGGTTCCCTGTGACATTCTGTTGACTATAAAGAATGTTTCATCGACATGTCAACTAACTTCCATTACAGTATTAGGAGACTAGATTTTGGGCCTAATTTGCACCAACAGCAATTGGTGGACCATGGCCCAATTCAAGGCTTGTGGCAAATAATTTTATAGCCAGTGAGAGCATGCAAGCTTCAACCAGACGCTTCAAATCAAACGctaatatgcatttaaaggtgcaatgggtacattttaggaggatctattgatagaaatgcaatataacatACATAACTACGTTTATATACGTTGTATaaaaaccttacataatgaaacgTTATGATTAATTTGCAcaaaatgagacgtttttatgtaCATCCACCATGGGTCCCCCTACATGGAAGTCACGATTATGGattgccatttttctacagtagccctaaacagacacaCAACTCTACAGAGCCTGTTTCTATGTGGTCTCAGACGATGCCGTTTGTATTTtgacggctaccgtagctttccTTTCATGATGGGTAAAGAGGACAACAGACATAAATTTGCATAAAAGAAATATATAATCCATggtacatttacataaaaactACATACACATACCTCCATCACAGGTTGACTGATGGTAATAGTTTGTGAGATACTAGCAATTGTGTTAAGTATGTCAACAATGGCTTTGACAGTGTCAGCAGATTGTGTTATCACAGTATTATTTTGCACTACAGTGTTACGGAGATCTGTCATAAACACTGGCATCTCATCCACAAACAAAACCTACATTACAAAATAAGAAGACAAGTAAATActagaaatatttataatagaCATTTTTCCATTTGTGAAGCAATATGATTAATAGATTACATCATATCTCCTTTCAAGGTCTTTGAATGCTTGAAGAACACAATCTCTCTGTAATTCTGCCCATATTTTTGCGACATTTATCTGTTTACATTCATAAGTTATGTAGCCTTCCAGGCCTTTTTCACACTGGCCCGTAACATTGTCACCTATATTTCCAACTCCAAGCATGTCATTTATACAGTCATACTCTGAAATTTGCAAATATTTAGGTTTAGAACGATATTaagtcatttatttataatataaacagAATAACAAACTAAATACTGAatgtagagaaagagagatttaATGCTCACCATTGACTGTCTGAACTTGGACTGTCCTCCTGCTATAATCAAAAGTTTGTAATTCTGGCATGTTCTTTAGTTGGCATGTAAAGATTTCTTTAGACCCACAATTTGTGCTTAAGATTTTATGTTGTAAAGTGATGCAGCCAGGTCCTAATTGCAAaagcaaatgaataaataacacATACAGTAAAATAGGATTCCACaagtgaaattattttttaatttgttattCGCACAATGAGGAAACGCAGATTATCATATAATATCACATTTAACACCTAAAACAGGTGATTAATGACTGATGATTAATTTATTGCATTACAATCTTTTCTATTTTCATAAAGCTGCAATCCATAACTTTTTTGGTACATCAGtcttagtccctttcacacatacagtctttactggtaatttactggtaatttaccagaattactgtgtgaaagaggctattgagCACATAGTAGTAactagtagtagtagtattagTATCATCATATCCATAGTAATAAGCTAGTAATAAGTTGGGCTGTTAAGTATGGTTTCACATATAAAATGTCAGTTTGACACCTTTTTTAATtgtcatttataaatatttgggtGTTTGAATGAGCAATTTCATTTTGATCCATACATAACTAAAAGACAGTAATATTTTAGTAGTGAAATGAGGTTGCACATTTGCACATTTTCTGTTAATCCCATAAACCCTCTTTTCACTACTGAAATATAACTGTGTCCTTCAGTTATTTGACAGATCAAACTGAAATTGCTGATCCAAATGAAAATCATGGAAATtgtcaggggtgcccaaacCGCCTGTACATAAGTAACCTGCAGTTATATACAGCTTAAAGATACAGACTGTAGTTTTAAACTTTACTTGAAATACAAGCTGGATTTTGAATCCTAGAGTTTCAGTGTGAACTCTTGGAACCAAATGTACTCAAATTGGAACTAACATCACACAAATAAAGCAACATCTTTGTGTCTGCTCAACCTGAATGTATCACTACATCACCAGCAGAAATCCCAGACCACTCAATCGTGTAACCATCTGCACAGCATGTCAGCGGGACAGTCTGGTCTTGACACAGAAGCTGCACATCAGTTTTGTCCACTTTAATATTAGGTTGTGGTTCGATAGATACTGATTGCCACTGAATGTAATGTATTGGGAAGCTTTGTATGATACATGAGTATCTACCTGCAAGTGAAAAAAATCAATACATATGTATTATTTATCAGTCAATCAGATTAAATCTACTCAGTTTGGTTCATTGAAGAATTTTTCAATGTGCACTTAGGCAgttatactatagtattttacTAAAACATTGGTTTTATCTCCTTTTAGAAAAAGGGAGGCTTTATAAGACTTTACTGACAGACAAAGATCAATCCTGTAACTCACCACTGTCACTTTCACTTGCACCTTTTACAATAAGAGTGCTACTGATCTCATCATTTGTAATGGTGTATTTTGAACTGTTTCCTGCAAGATCTTTGTCATTCACACTCCATTTCATTGTTCCCATAACAGAATTTGGACGCATACACCTCAGTTCCACATCTTGCAGGggataatatttatttttggttgTCAGGATTTTTTCCTCTAAAAATAAAAGCAGTACAGCTCATCTCACCTTTCttgttttttaacaattatTAATGCTCATAATAATATTAGttaagttaaatacattttaatgaatCATGAATTGAAAAGTAAATATTATGTGACACTGAAGAATGTGCAATAAACaccataaaaaacaaacagcacAGAGTTCCAGAGgaatttaaaaatacaaatgttttaagATTTTATACCACATTCAGCAAAAGCATCCTGAGCTAAAGGGATTCCTTCTGCTGCTAGGATGTTGAAGACTTGTATGTTTGCGGCTGTAACATCCATATTGCTGTTGGTTGTATTAATCGTGTAGTCTGCTATAATGCTACCAGACCTATGGAGAAAAACACAAACCATGGCAGTAAGAAGACACTGGAACAagagttaaagacaacaaagGCACATTTCCAGTGACATTCGAGTATACAGTAGATTCTAGACTTTCATACCTGAAGCCAATGACATTTACTGAACCTTGAATGTAGTTAGGCAGATTCTTGTAACTATTTTCAATctgtaaaaaacaaaagcaCTTAATGTACACTGAGTTatgtaacaacaacaaaaaaggcAATGAATTTGTATATGAAATATCCAATACTCACTGCGGATGTAATGAGATCTACATGGAATATGAACTTTGCATCCGCTTTGTTAGTGAGACTGATGTCAAAAATAAGATTTAATCTCATTGACATATGCATAACTgcaaacaaaaatgttaaaataaaacatgcacATAGTAGCAACAGGATTAAACAACAATCCTCAATGTCAAAACCAAACATCATCATTAACATTGGAACAAACCCATTTAAATGACATTAAGAACACAAACATAACGAATTTATAATCGTTTTAAATTCCTTCTAAACTTTTTcctgaaaatgtaattttggAAAAACACTTTAACAGAGCAATTATTATAGCCTAGTTTGCTTTCCCGAGATGaattaagtaatttttaaatgttttgtttgtgttatttCTTTATCAattcaacaaatacatttttttaaaattagttcatggaattttaaattaaatcattaagcTTGACATTCATTGACATTAAAACAACTGTAAAATGTACTTAATGGTGAATAGTTAAATATTATACATCtcagtatttttacagtatacctGTTGATAGTGGTTGTATTGATTTAAGTGTGTCATTTGTTTTTGTCGTCGTCGTCGTTATTGTAGTTGTTGGTTTTACTGAAATTGTTGATGGTAGTGttgaattatttatttgtataacaTGTAAAAATTACTGCTTATTCAGTAATGAGTTAAAATATTAAACTGTTTACTTTGTGCACATTTAAAGCAATACTTCAGCCAAATAACAAAATTACtctatgatttactcacccttaagcaACCCGAGATACAGATGtccaaacacatttggagttattttagaatGTCCCCGCTCCTCCAAGCCTACAACGGTAGAAAACAGGGACCAGGGAACAACCTCCGACGTCAAACCCCAAAAacgtgcatccatccttcacagaagcaATCCACACGGCCCCAATGGGGTAAATAAAAGGTCTTTTGCGGGTAATCGATTAGTTTTTGTAacaaaaatatccatattttaaactataAACTATGAAATCAAGCTTCTGTCAAGATCCCGCCTTGGACTCATATTGGTAACcaacaggcacgtgcacacatagacatcaaagggggcttgagcacctgcccttttaattcctggagagaaagtgcccttttttctcgggtgcttttttaaaaaaataatatgatctttattcatataacaactgatgtctgtctgtttcttgtgtttttaacttattacttatttaatttaatattaattcattcaggaaacatttaaatgagatttaaactcataaaaagaaaaatagcgctttttgtggtacacaaacggttaacagatgagtcccgcctccaaaactcacatcgctaatatgattggctttatcTTTCttaagtcccgcctctctaagcTACTTCGCTTTATGATTGGTTGGTCTTTACTGGTGTATTGTAGGCTGCATTCGTGCTTGTAAGAAGCGCCAAAACTCTGACAGTCCGAATGAGACGCGATATGCAGGCAGGTTACCGGTAAGTGACTGAGGAAGAAAAtattcttatattaacagttttatgcacaaaaatgggacacgttgttacacataacgattcagggacattgttttccacggcaatcccatattaacctgaagagttgcaaacttgtaacCGTATAATCGTGTATGTAGTTtaacagactgctcataaaataataaagcacaaacaataaaataattgcagaATTGCAAAAAAACtgcagtagtaagcttttttgtttgcgttttctgtaatggctgttaaataagtataatgtgttatactggagtGATGTAGTAGATTGGggagaaatctgatggttcagtattttacttgcccagtcagaattttcactgatgttacaaaaaagtaaaatataaaatacaaataaaataggcctaatctatatttgttgtttctgacatgtgtaaccctaataaatatgaaacctaagattaaaggtgccataggagGTGTTgccataatatgttaaattgttctttgataatTCCATAGAAGGTATGGGGCTTTAtgaagtgcaaaaattatccagaaacgtttttacatgtccatttacaaccctagaatttgtcatttgaatgaaattgtctatttttgccctatttgaaagggtcatgaataataatgttgagctctgctctgattggctctgctctgaggctcatgccagaagctcacattgtaaacagaccttatgttgagcccttatcagacgaaaatacagattttgagtaacaactaaTTGTTAACTAATAGAACTTTAgctaaacgttagcatatagcatttattggcatgtatCGCTAACTCAgaagtcacaactttgtttttagcatttaaacaaatttgtaaattaatgtgtaatttaatgttggggcgtacaccTCGACTTACATCAAGAGTCTGTCCCCCTAAAATTAGAAATCTAAATTGGTGAATTTAGAAGAAATCTATACAGATGCAAACAGATGGAGGATACACTATaaaaatttagtaaatctgAGTAACTGCATCtggtaaataataaataaaactgagTAGAAATAAGTTAACATGAAAcattcaaaattatttttaagttgCTGTATTTTGTTAATCGTTTTTGCAGtgaatttttttcagtaaagTTAACAAAATAGCAGCAACAGCCCTCTTCAGTTAAGAGTGcatatttatgttgattttaaagTGTTGTGTATTCTGATTAcaccaaaataattaaaatgatgTAGTTAGTGCCttgtgcaaaataaaaaaacaaaattagtAAAACAAGCCCCTCTGCTTGATGCAGTTATTTAGGTTATTCTAAATATTTACTTGAAACAAGTAGCAtagaaaatgttttcaaaacatgcacattgtcgTGTAATGGTttcctttgctgctctataaacctagcatactaaggagaccatgttttctgtgtgaactgattattttgtagacatcttttgaaaatgaagcaattgcgtgagtttgaggaagataaaatgaattaactttttaaataaattttttaaaaaggaagtcagagttgcgttaatatatatacttttttgttaaaaaaaagaaaaaaatacataattatgagaagtgccctttatttcacttgagcccctgcccctcaaaatgtctgtgcacgtccctggtAGCCAATGCTCACTATGCTAAAACTGTTTTCACACAAATTCAAGATGATGTCGTTACTGGAAGCTATAGTTATTAcactttataaagtttaaaatatggatatttttcttacaaaatcgcatcgatCACTGGCAGAAGACTTTAAACCCATtggagctgtgtggattacttctgtggaggatgaatgcactttttgggggtttaaagtcagaagttgttccctgatgcCCGTTTTCTATCGTTATAAAGCATGGAAGACCAagaacatttactaaaataactccaaatgtgcttGTCTttaagatgatggacatatgtttCTCAGATTGCTGGAGGTTAATTAAATTATTGGGTAAATCAAATTTGATATTAGGttaaatttaaaacatgttAGATTACTATATAAAGATTAAGAATATAACGGTGAATCAAACCTGtgtctttttttattatatgaTGCTGTAGCCAATCTGTGTAACTAAACTGCAAAgaaattatatttcattaaattactttcatttttattaagcaTTTAAGTAAGCTTACAGTTATTATTGCTATAGAcaaagttaaacatttatttaatatgtaGGGGTGAGCGGGGAACAAACTAATTTAGGGCAGAgtaatctgtgcttttggtcgtTTTCTCTTACTGTTAAAAAAAACGATTTCCTGCtaattctaaaaatgttttttttttcagtaagatactaaataaaacagtgttttgtaaaaacaataattaaTCTACTTCAATATGTTTTGAAtggtcaaaaccaaaaagcattTGGTTGTGCCCCGCTTTCTCCTTTCCAATATCAGCATTTAATCTTTAATAAAGGGTAATCTTAGATTAATGAAATTGCCCAGAATctgttcattttaatttttaaggcTCGCTTATAAATGTTGCTTTACCTGTGAATCCATGTGTGTTTCTGGGAAATCAAGTGTTTTTACCACACAAACATGCATAAGCAGAATAGCCACAGTCAATCCTATGAGGTACTtccatgtttgtcctgtgtctAAAAATATTTCTCATCATTTAATAAGCAGAGGTTCTTAATCCAGccatatcaatacatttaacTTCTACATACTGTATTGCCAGATCAGATTTTTTGTTCagactacactgaaaaaaaaaatcctttcaatttacgtaattttaatgtgtacatcggtcccacatgatccgattgtttaaaaccaaaataattttcctcaaataatttttatgtgtcagaccaaaacattttaattattttaagtagTCTAATACAAATATGTTGACTCAAAGTGATATTTCTCTTTcctataacacatttattttgtaatgtttaagtaatttaattatgtaaggggactagattttcatctgtaattccaacatgcttttttaatgcttatattatgggattatgtaactctaaagcaatttcattatgtctctggcaccagaataatcacccataattatccaaatgttatttatttctttttaaatacaaaatacatttgcattggcataaaaagtgaagagttttgtacaaatgtttagtgatattgaggcaaaccactgctttcagatcatcaattcatttaaatcactacacattaattcaataacagtcaataactattacaacaatcagcacatgcagtacatacataaaggggcaatttcccaaacaggttgtagattaattcatgactaggccctagttatattaggatgaaactgacccaaatgtttaaaatagttactatcacagtagatttagaagtgctaaaacacaaacactgcattccaaagagacatgcaaaacagtaagtactattatttttaaaatggatttacaaactggaaaatatcaatccttcagaaagtcagagctacagcatttgtataaactgttaatcatagattcaacaaaaacaaaatacaacaaccaTTTCCAAAATCGACTCTGAGCAGCAAAcggttaatgtattaataagagaaaacacttaaaacagataaacaaagtCAAAAATGAGCAGCACAGTCTTTCTGATCCTTTCACTGAAAGAAACTGTTCGTTAAAGTTACTCTCAATGCAGTTCCATTAAAATCTTTTggatttcctcaaaaa
This window encodes:
- the LOC129430024 gene encoding adhesion G-protein coupled receptor F1-like yields the protein MPELQTFDYSRRTVQVQTVNEYDCINDMLGVGNIGDNVTGQCEKGLEGYITYECKQINVAKIWAELQRDCVLQAFKDLERRYDVLFVDEMPVFMTDLRNTVVQNNTVITQSADTVKAIVDILNTIASISQTITISQPVMEDFLKTVDIILSDESKNTWTELNSDNKTENKSTDLLQAIETMSDRLSNDDYMIKETSIQLHRKTITNSFTKTFSLPNSTTQIVIPSVLEPTLITIIIFTNLDNALPTRNTSNNDSKTSENIINGDVVVVRVNETINNISFTFDTTDPSLTNPQCVFWNFSLDRWDSTGCKVKRFENKTVTCECNHTTSFSILMSPFAVDNPALAYITYIGVAISLASLLLCLFIEAIVWKSATRNDTSYMRHVSIVNIAVSLLIADTCFIIGAAIADQEQPISVGRCSPVVFFMHFFYLAVFFWMFISALLLLSRTITVFSQMSKTNMMVIAFTFGYCAPLLIAAITVASTAGPQHYITKENACWLNWYESKALLAFVIPALTIVGFNLLVLIVVVMRMRRIGAHEKHTLVVIVQCVAILTPIFGLTWGLGIGTMVSRGLIIHMMFAILNSLQVQESLQTLLQNLSTRILPPQQHSS